A single window of Sebastes umbrosus isolate fSebUmb1 chromosome 16, fSebUmb1.pri, whole genome shotgun sequence DNA harbors:
- the slc25a21 gene encoding mitochondrial 2-oxodicarboxylate carrier isoform X2, translating into MHPLDVVKTRFQIQRGTSDPNSYKSLGDCFRTIFRREGVLGFYKGILPPIVAETPKRAVKFFTFEQYKKLLTLTPLSPGVALSVAGLGAGLTEAVVVNPFEVVKVSLQANRDSFTEQPSSFAQARRIIKSDGFGLRGLNKGLTSTLGRHGVFNMIYFGFYFNVKDAIPTNPDPTLEFLRKFAIGLVSGTISSCVNIPFDVAKSRIQGPQPVPGEIKYRTCFQSMALVYREEGYLALYKGLVPKIMRLGPGGAVMLLVYEYVFGWLQKNW; encoded by the exons GTTCCAGATCCAAAGGGGAACCAGTGACCCCAACAGCTACAAGAGCCTGGGTGACTGCTTCCGGACCATCTTCCGCAGAGAGGG TGTCCTTGGCTTCTACAAAGGCATCCTGCCTCCGATTGTGGCGGAGACACCGAAGAGAGCGGTCAAG TTTTTCACCTTTGAGCAATACAAGAAGTTGCTAACTTTGACCCCTTTGTCTCCTGGAGTG GCACTGTCTGTAGCGGGGCTCGGCGCAGGCTTGACTGAGGCTGTTGTCGTCAATCCGTTCGAAGTGGTGAAAGTCAGTCTCCAGGCCAACAGAGACTCCTTCACAGAG CAACCCTCTTCATTCGCTCAAGCAAGGCGCATAATTAAGTCAGACGGGTTCGGACTGAGGGGCCTGAATAAAGGACTGACATCGACACTGGGACGCCATGGAGTTTTCAACATGATCTACTTTGGCTTCTACTTCAACGTCAAGGATGCTATTCCCACCAACCCG GACCCTACCCTGGAGTTCCTGAGGAAGTTTGCCATCGGCCTGGTGTCTGGGACCATCTCCTCCTGCGTGAACATTCCCTTCGACGTAGCCAAGAGCCGCATCCAAGGCCCCCAGCCCGTACCCGGAGAGATCAAGTACCGCACCTGCTTCCAGTCCATGGCACTGGTGTACCGAGAGGAGGG GTACTTGGCACTATACAAGGGACTGGTGCCCAAGATAATGAGGCTTGGACCAG GTGGAGCAGTGATGCTGCTGGTCTATGAATATGTGTTTGGATGGCTACAGAAGAACtggtaa